A genomic stretch from Malus domestica chromosome 15, GDT2T_hap1 includes:
- the LOC103401367 gene encoding uncharacterized protein encodes MAACLDMYNPSEHKFAPPLPPPPMSPRISFSNDFADAIHHEIRREVAAAPPAVSSDFEFSVSNYSMMSADELFFKGRLLPFKDGCSSQTRRSTTTLRDELLHGEDHDDDVSSSRPPKGSSSTRWKGLLGRKSRSHIVSKKAEKSDGDGRRSELAVVHEEAQHQVNNNISQEVLSEGGSSWRDVEIGI; translated from the exons ATGGCAGCCTGCTTAGACATGTACAACCcatcagagcataagtttgctcctcctcttcctcctcctccaatgAGCCCAAGAATCTCCTTCTCCAATGACTTTGCAGATGCCATCCACCATGAAATCCGGAGGGAGGTGGCGGCTGCTCCACCTGCCGTCTCCTCGGATTTTGAGTTCTCCGTTTCCAACTATTCCATGATGAGCGCTGACGAGCTCTTCTTCAAGGGCAGGCTGCTGCCCTTCAAGGACGGCTGCAGCAGCCAGACGCGGAGGAGCACCACCACTCTCAGAGATGAGCTGCTCCACGGGGAGGATCATGACGATGACGTTTCGTCATCCAGGCCGCCGAAGGGTTCGTCGTCAACAAGGTGGAAGGGGCTCCTGGGAAGGAAGAGTAGGTCCCACATTGTTTCCAAGAAAGCTGAGAAGAGTGATGGAGATGGCAGAAGGTCTGAACTTGCGGTGGTTCATGAGGAAGCTCAGCATCaagttaataataatatttcaCAG GAGGTGTTGAGTGAAGGCGGGTCAAGTTGGAGAGATGTGGAGATTGGAATATAG
- the LOC103425105 gene encoding B3 domain-containing protein Os01g0234100-like — translation MARNVKNAKPQTPLSKEDGHLTQPPLPKPRLRPKPATNPKPSSLPTGKLKKPGKPKEQEVEYSMPMKELSNTQITKMLSHAGKSPAISNTQYDFPVDGSPSRGQAKSSAVIRAQEVRSKLEPQFPSFVKSLVRSHVASCFWMGLPSLFCKSHLPDKDITMTLEDESGRQYQSKYIACKTGLSSGWRQFAASHNLLEGDVLAFQLVEPTKFKVYIIRSNGLAEVDGDLCLPNLDNNTKQKDADKDNAETSTMPCNDSTKKHAETSTTPWNDSNRKRAHSPQLVAPKKKKIGLQRAKQSETDSEEVGSEVSEDLKSPVATLQFEDIRSYENFNILVDGLFLDPEFPEDVRRKYYKLCRSQKAFLHENVIKGMNHNMIIGAISETVNIADSIEACKVTALRDDFVSWDKYLTAFELLGMNVGFLRERVCRLANLADDSEAAVEAKMFKEATIERSQAGIGLRNIEMKLEELMEACDEFGAAIESLRSKPEINKLRFQEEVTAPW, via the exons ATGGCTCGGAATGTTAAGAACGCCAAGCCCCAAACGCCGCTGTCCAAGGAGGACGGCCACCTGACTCAGCCTCCATTGCCCAAACCCAGGCTCCGCCCCAAGCCCGCCACCAACCCTAAACCTTCTTCTCTCCCcacg GGGAAGTTGAAGAAGCCAGGGAAGCCaaaagagcaagaagtggagtATTCCATGCCTATGAAGGAGCTTTCTAATACCCAAATTACAAAG ATGTTGAGTCATGCAGGGAAGTCCCCAGCCATTAG CAATACGCAGTATGATTTTCCAGTTGATGGATCACCCTCACGAGGTCAAGCAAAGTCATCTGCTGTCATTCGAGCTCAGGAAGTTCGATCAAAACTAGAACCTCAATTCCCCAGCTTTGTGAAATCACTGGTCAGATCACACGTGGCTAGTTGTTTTTGGATG GGGCTTCCTTCGCTGTTCTGCAAATCACACTTACCAGATAAAGATATTACAATGACTTTGGAAGATGAAAGTGGTAGACAGTATCAGTCGAAATACATTGCATGCAAGACCGGACTAAGTTCTGGTTGGAGGCAGTTTGCTGCTTCGCACAATTTGCTCGAGGGAGATGTTCTGGCCTTCCAATTAGTTGAACCTACAAAATTTAAG GTTTACATAATAAGGTCAAATGGTTTGGCTGAAGTTGATGGGGATCTTTGCCTTCCAAATTTggataataatacaaaacaaaaggatGCAG ATAAAGATAATGCAGAAACGAGCACTATGCCTTGTAATGACTCTACCAAGAAACATGCAGAAACAAGCACTACGCCTTGGAATGACTCTAATAGGAAACGCGCGCATTCTCCTCAATTAGTAGctccaaagaagaaaaagattggTTTGCAGCGAGCCAAACAATCTGAAACCGATAGTGAGGAGGTTGGTTCTGAAGTTTCAGAAGATCTCAAGTCACCTGTGGCAACTCTTCAATTTGAGGACATCCGAAGTTATGAGAATTTCAACATTCTAGTAGATGGGTTGTTTCTAGATCCTGAGTTCCCCGAAGATGTACGAAGAAAGTACTACAAGCTCTGTCGCAGCCAGAAAGCATTTCTTCATGAAAATGTTATCAAGGGCATGAATCATAATATGATTATAGGAGCTATATCTGAAACCGTAAATATTGCTGATTCCATTGAAGCTTGCAAGGTCACTGCGCTTCGAGATGATTTTGTGTCTTGGGACAAGTATTTAACGGCCTTTGAGTTGTTGGGCATGAATGTTGGATTTTTACGTGAACGGGTATGTCGGCTTGCAAACCTTGCCGACGACTCGGAAGCTGCCGTGGAGGCAAAGATGTTTAAAGAAGCTACAATTGAGCGATCTCAGGCAGGAATAGGATTAAGAAATATCGAGATGAAGCTGGAGGAACTGATGGAGGCGTGCGATGAATTTGGTGCTGCCATTGAGAGCCTGAGATCGAAACCTGAAATCAACAAGCTCAGGTTCCAGGAAGAGGTTACTGCTCCTTGGTAA